One region of Camelina sativa cultivar DH55 chromosome 6, Cs, whole genome shotgun sequence genomic DNA includes:
- the LOC104792077 gene encoding uncharacterized protein LOC104792077 has product MASTKPLIVAAKTFRNRIHFRSGSTSAGPSRWATAGHEERPKGYFMNRTPPPPGQSRKWEDWELPCYITSFLTIVILGVGLNAKPDLSIETWAHQKALERLEMEKLAAVGDSSD; this is encoded by the coding sequence ATGGCGTCGACGAAGCCATTGATCGTCGCAGCGAAGACGTTCCGTAACCGGATCCATTTCCGATCTGGATCCACATCAGCTGGACCAAGCCGGTGGGCGACGGCGGGACACGAAGAGCGACCCAAAGGATATTTCATGAACCGGACTCCGCCGCCTCCAGGACAGTCGCGGAAGTGGGAAGATTGGGAGCTGCCTTGTTACATCACAAGCTTCCTCACGATCGTTATCCTCGGTGTCGGACTCAATGCGAAACCCGATCTTTCAATCGAGACCTGGGCTCATCAGAAAGCTCTCGAGCGCCTCGAGATGGAGAAACTCGCGGCTGTTGGTGATTCATCCGATTAA
- the LOC104792076 gene encoding uncharacterized protein LOC104792076 translates to MASTKPLIVAAKTFRNRIHFRSGSTSAGPSRWATAGHEERPKGYFMNRTPPPPGQSRKWEDWELPCYITSFLTIVILGVGLNAKPDLSIETWAHQKALERLEMEKLAAAGDSSD, encoded by the coding sequence ATGGCGTCGACGAAGCCATTGATCGTCGCAGCGAAGACGTTCCGTAACCGGATCCATTTCCGATCTGGATCCACATCAGCTGGACCAAGCCGGTGGGCGACGGCGGGACACGAAGAGCGACCCAAAGGATATTTCATGAACCGGACTCCGCCGCCTCCAGGACAGTCGCGGAAGTGGGAAGATTGGGAGCTGCCTTGTTACATCACAAGCTTCCTCACGATCGTTATCCTCGGTGTCGGACTCAATGCGAAACCCGATCTTTCAATCGAGACCTGGGCTCATCAGAAAGCTCTTGAGCGCCTCGAGATGGAGAAACTCGCGGCTGCTGGTGATTCATCCGATTAA
- the LOC109133356 gene encoding uncharacterized protein LOC109133356, whose amino-acid sequence MGSITLLVGSILLILLFCSLVQSRSYTSYSKIQLPGDSLTLSVTDFGATGDGINYDSSAIQSTIDACNRHYASSSSICRVVFPSGTYLTAKLHLRSGVVLDVTENAVLLGGPRIEDYYPAETSSDWYVVVANNATDVGITGGGAIDGQGSKFVVRFDEKKNVMVSWNQTGACLGDECRPRLVGFVDSRNVEIWNITLREPAYWWLVLKTSAFENLGFCSVIAQCSII is encoded by the coding sequence ATGGGCAGCATTACGTTACTTGTGGGAAGCATATTATTGATCCTATTATTTTGCTCTCTCGTCCAATCACGTTCTTACACGTCATATTCGAAAATCCAACTTCCCGGCGATTCTCTAACTCTTTCCGTTACCGATTTCGGCGCCACCGGCGATGGTATCAACTACGACTCCTCCGCGATTCAGTCAACCATTGACGCCTGCAACCGTCACTACGCATCGTCTTCTTCAATCTGCCGCGTCGTTTTCCCTTCCGGCACCTATTTGACCGCCAAGCTCCATCTCCGATCTGGCGTCGTTCTCGATGTCACGGAGAACGCAGTTCTTCTCGGTGGTCCGAGGATCGAGGATTATTATCCTGCGGAGACTTCGTCGGATTGGTACGTGGTTGTGGCGAACAACGCGACTGACGTTGGAATCACCGGCGGAGGAGCGATCGATGGGCAGGGATCGAAGTTCGTGGTCAGATTCGATGAGAAGAAGAACGTGATGGTGAGCTGGAATCAGACTGGTGCTTGTTTGGGTGATGAGTGTAGACCTAGGCTTGTTGGTTTCGTTGATTCGAGAAACGTTGAGATCTGGAACATCACACTACGTGAGCCTGCTTATTGGTGGTTAGTTTTGAAAACTTCTGCTTTTGAGAATTTAGGCTTCTGTTCTGTGATTGCTCAATGTTCGATAATATAG
- the LOC104792078 gene encoding transcription factor bHLH60-like, translating to MDLTGGFGARSGGGGGPYREPIGLESLHLGDEFRQLATTTLTPDNAGGSFTALLELPPTQAVELLHFTDSSSSSQAAAATTGIGGGDIIITPPPPPPPPLHSFGGTTLTFPSNSALMERAARFSVIATEQQQNNGNNNNETPTSSVPSNSSDRVKTEPPETDSTMENQSLCPNQTNRSGKRKDFDKKVKSSTKKNKISEETEKLPYVHVRARRGQATDSHSLAERARREKINARMKLLQELVPGCDKIQGTALVLDEIINHVQSLQRQVEMLSMRLAAVNPRIDFNLDTILASENGSLMDGSFSGTAMQLAWPHQAIETEQSFHHRQLQPPPPPQQWPFDGLNQPVWGREEDQAHGNDHSNLMAVSENVMVGSANLHPNQVKMEL from the exons ATGGATCTGACTGGAGGATTTGGAGCTAGATCCGGCGGCGGTGGTGGACCTTACCGGGAACCAATAGGCCTTGAATCGCTTCATCTCGGCGACGAGTTTCGGCAACTTGCGACTACGACGTTAACTCCTGATAACGCCGGTGGTTCTTTCACGGCTTTGCTTGAGCTTCCTCCTACACAAGCTGTGGAGCTTCTCCATTTCACTgattcctcctcttcttctcaagCCGCCGCCGCCACGACAGGGATCGGTGGTggagatattattattactcctcctcctcctccgccgccgccgcttCACTCTTTCGGTGGGACGACATTGACTTTTCCTTCTAACTCAGCTCTCATGGAGCGAGCTGCTCGTTTCTCTGTGATTGCCACTgagcaacaacagaacaacggtaataataataatgagactCCCACGAGCTCTGTACCTTCCAATTCCAGCGATAGAGTCAAGACCGAGCCTCCTGAGACTGATTCAACTATGGAGAATCAATCCCTTTGCCCTAATCAGACTAATCGATCTGGCAAGAGGAAAGATTTCGACAAGAAG GTTAAAAGCTCgacgaagaagaacaaaatctcAGAAGAGACCGAGAAGCTACCGTATGTTCACGTTAGAGCTCGCCGTGGTCAAGCAACCGATAGCCATAGCTTAGCAGAACGA GCAAGAAGGGAGAAGATAAATGCACGAATGAAGCTGCTACAGGAACTGGTCCCAGGCTGTGATAAG ATTCAAGGTACCGCGCTGGTGCTGGATGAAATCATTAACCATGTCCAGTCATTACAACGTCAAGTGGAG ATGCTATCAATGAGACTTGCTGCCGTAAACCCAAGAATCGACTTCAATCTCGACACCATTTTGGCTTCAGAA AACGGTTCTTTAATGGACGGTAGCTTCAGTGGTACAGCAATGCAGCTTGCTTGGCCTCACCAAGCCATAGAGACCGAACAGTCCTTTCATCACCGGCAACtgcaaccaccaccaccaccgcaaCAATGGCCTTTTGACGGCTTGAATCAGCCAGTATGGGGAAGAGAAGAGGATCAAGCTCATGGCAATGATCACAGCAATTTGATGGCGGTCTCTGAAAATGTAATGGTGGGTTCTGCTAATTTGCAC CCAAATCAGGTCAAAATGGAGCTGTAA
- the LOC104792079 gene encoding OTU domain-containing protein At3g57810-like produces the protein MMICYSPITTCSRNFIHIKRHLSTHLQGSSYKSCCYSLFSGLSRKDYAGFGVSISSSVLDKRLCGSVLINRSTVGPKDKLEVSFLSPDAKKKCSEINSNMRNLYWFSRFAYTGVVVSLLVCYSSASQSAYADASRDNSSSDGKFHNGKRVYTDYSIIGIPGDGRCLFRSVAHGFCLRSGERAPGEKTQRELADELRTRVADEFIKRRQETEWFVEGDFDTYVRQIRKPQVWGGEPELFMASHVLQMPITVYMKDEKAGGLICIAEYGQEYGKDDPIRVLYHGFGHYDALLIHEGKTSIPKSKL, from the exons ATGATGATTTGTTACTCTCCAATCACAACATGTTCTAGGAATTTTATCCATATCAAGAGGCATTTAAGCACTCACCTTCAAGGATCATCATATAAGTCCTGCTGTTACAGTCTTTTCTCAGGGCTTTCTAGAAAAGATTATGCCGGTTTTGGTGTATCCATCTCTAGTAGTGTGCTGGATAAAAGACTTTGTGGGTCGGTATTGATCAATCGATCAACCGTTGGTCCTAAGGATAAGCTTGAAGTTTCTTTCTTGTCACCTGATGCCAAAAAGAAATGCTCTGAGATAAATAGCAACATGAGAAACCTCTATTGGTTTTCAAGATTTGCTTATACGGGTGTGGTTGTTAGCTTGCTTGTTTGTTATTCTTCGGCTTCTCAATCAGCTTACGCTGATGCTTCAAGGGATAACAGTTCGTCTGATGGTAAATTCCACAATGGGAAAAGAGTCTACACTGATTACTCTATCATTG GTATTCCTGGGGATGGTAGATGCTTGTTTCGTTCTGTAGCTCACGGATTTTGCTTACGCTCTGGAGAACGGGCCCCAGGCGAGAAGACACAAAGAGAACTTGCTGATGAATTACGTACAAGG GTTGCTGATGAGTTTATTAAAAGAAGACAGGAAACAGAATG GTTTGTGGAAGGAGATTTCGACACATATGTAAGACAAATTCGGAAGCCACAGGTGTGGGGAGGTGAACCAGAACTCTTCATGGCTTCACACGTTCTTCA GATGCCAATCACAGTGTATATGAAGGACGAGAAAGCTGGAGGATTGATATGCATTGCAGAATATGGTCAAGAATACGGTAAAGACGATCCAATCCGAGTCCTTTACCATGGTTTTGGTCATTACGATGCTCTATTGATTCACGAGGGTAAAACTTCAATTCCAAAATCTAAACTTTAG
- the LOC104699190 gene encoding receptor protein kinase-like protein ZAR1 produces the protein MQFLSVLVSSFFFLISFSSSLNPDGLSLLALKSAVLKDPTRVMTSWSESDPTPCHWPGIICTHGRVTSLVLSGRRLSGYIPSELGLLDSLLKLDLSRNNFSKPVPTRLFNAVNLRYIDLSHNSIPGPIPAQLRALKNLTRIDLSSNLLNGSLPESLTQLGSLVGTLNLSYNRFSGEIPPSYGRFPVFVSLDIGHNNLTGKIPQTGSLLNQGPTAFAGNSDLCGFPLQRLCKEDESSNPKVVAPKPEGSQLLPKKPNPSFIDKDDGRKAKPITGSVTVSLISGVSIVIGAVSISVWLIRRKLSSAESKSKKENTATPTEFDAAEEEEEGEEEGKFVVMDEGFELELEDLLRASAYVVGKSRSGIVYRVVAGMGSGMVAATTVVAAVRRLSDGDATWRRKDFENEVEAIGRVQHPNIVRVRAYYYAEDERLLITDYIRNGSLYSALHGNFINQTH, from the coding sequence ATGCAGTTTCTTTcagttcttgtttcttctttcttcttcttgataagCTTCTCCTCGTCGCTAAACCCTGATGGTTTGTCACTTCTGGCTCTCAAATCCGCCGTCTTAAAAGACCCGACCCGTGTGATGACATCCTGGTCAGAGTCCGACCCGACTCCATGCCACTGGCCTGGAATCATCTGCACTCACGGCCGAGTCACCTCACTCGTTCTCTCCGGAAGAAGACTATCAGGTTACATACCCTCGGAACTCGGACTACTCGACTCGCTCCTAAAACTCGACCTTTCTCGCAACAACTTCTCGAAACCCGTCCCGACTCGTCTCTTCAACGCCGTTAACCTCCGTTACATCGATCTCTCTCACAACTCGATCCCAGGCCCAATTCCGGCCCAGTTACGAGCCCTCAAGAATCTCACCCGCATTGATCTCTCCTCCAATCTACTCAACGGGTCACTCCCTGAGTCACTCACTCAACTCGGAAGCTTAGTCGGAACGCTCAACCTCTCTTACAACAGATTCTCCGGTGAAATTCCGCCGTCGTATGGCCGGTTTCCTGTTTTCGTCAGCTTAGATATCGGCCACAATAATCTCACCGGAAAAATACCTCAGACTGGCTCTCTGTTAAACCAAGGACCAACCGCGTTCGCCGGAAACTCTGATCTCTGTGGCTTTCCGCTACAGAGGCTGTGTAAAGAAGACGAAAGCTCAAATCCTAAGGTCGTCGCTCCGAAACCAGAAGGCTCGCAATTACTCCcgaagaaaccaaaccctagttTCATCGACAAGGACGACGGAAGAAAGGCTAAACCGATCACCGGATCAGTAACGGTTTCTCTCATATCCGGAGTCTCAATCGTAATCGGAGCTGTTTCTATCTCCGTATGGCTGATCCGGAGAAAATTAAGCTCCGCCGAGAGCAAATCGAAGAAAGAGAACACGGCGACGCCAACGGAGTTTGatgcggcggaggaggaggaggagggggaggaGGAAGGTAAATTCGTCGTGATGGACGAAGGATTCGAGCTCGAGCTCGAGGATCTGCTGAGAGCATCGGCGTACGTAGTGGGAAAGAGCAGAAGTGGGATTGTGTACAGAGTAGTGGCCGGAATGGGATCGGGTATGGTGGCGGCAACCACCGTCGTTGCTGCTGTGAGAAGGCTGAGTGACGGAGACGCCACGTGGCGGAGGAAGGATTTCGAAAACGAAGTGGAGGCTATAGGTAGAGTCCAGCATCCAAACATCGTACGGGTACGAGCTTATTACTACGCTGAGGACGAGAGGCTCTTGATCACTGATTACATACGCAACGGGAGCTTGTACTCTGCCTTACATGGTAATTTCATTAACCAAACCCACTAA
- the LOC104792080 gene encoding protein GIGAS CELL1-like — MPEARDRIERPIDYSAIFANRRSHGVLLDVPDSQLRLIQSPVQRLPSDFPGPGSIGRGSLVRTGGGVARGNFSTWRPGNGRADHTPFRLAEGRENMPMVAARRGRGRASRSPLPSWYPRTPLRDITHIMRAIERRRAAGMRVDDGRDVEIPTHQQVGVLESPVPLPGGEHNSSMETPGPSVGIKRSCPPSTAKVHKMLLDITKEIAEEEAGFITPEKKLLNSIDKVEKIVMKEIQKMKCTPQAKREEREKRVRTLMSMR; from the exons ATGCCAGAAGCAAGAGACAGAATCGAGAGGCCAATTGATTACTCTGCTATATTTGCCAACCGACGGAGTCACGGTGTGTTACTTGACGTCCCAGATTCACAACTCAGATTGATTCAGTCTCCGGTTCAGAGATTGCCATCGGATTTTCCAGGACCTGGTTCAATTGGTCGAGGATCTTTGGTTAGAACTGGCGGCGGTGTTGCGAGAGGCAATTTCAGTACATGGAGGCCTGGTAATGGGAGAGCTGATCACACTCCGTTTAGATTGGCAGAGGGAAGAGAGAATATGCCAATGGTGGCTGCTAGACGTGGGAGAGGTCGTGCTTCACGGAGTCCGTTGCCTTCTTGGTACCCTAGAACGCCTCTACGTGATATTACTCACATTATGAGG GcaattgagagaagaagagcagCTGGGATGAGAGTAGACGATGGCCGAGATGTTGAGATCCCAACTCATCAACAAGTTGGTGTTCTTGAATCTCCAGTACCACTGCCAGGAGGAGAACACAATAGCTCAATGGAGACTCCTGGTCCATCTGTGGGAATCAAGCGTAGTTGCCCACCATCAACTGCTAAAGTTCATAAGATGTTGCTTGACATCACTAAAGAGATCGCTGAGGAAGAAGCAGGATTCATCACACCCGAGAAGAAGCTGCTCAATTCTATTGACAAAGTAGAGAAGATTGTGATGAAGGAGATCCAGAAAATGAAGTGCACTCCTCAAGCGAAAAGGGAAGAGCGGGAGAAAAGGGTGCGGACTCTTATGTCAATGCGATGA
- the LOC104792081 gene encoding SUMO-conjugating enzyme SCE1: protein MASGIARGRLSEERKSWRKNHPHGFVAKPETGPDGTVNLMVWHCTIPGKAGTDWEGGFFPLTMHFSEDYPSKPPKCKFPQGFFHPNVYPSGTVCLSILNEDYGWRPAITVKQILVGIQDLLDTPNPADPAQTDGYHLFCQDPVEYKKRVKLQSKQYPAIV, encoded by the exons atggcTAGTGGAATCGCTCGTGGTCGTTTATCTGAAGAGAGGAAATCGTGGAGGAAGAATCATCCTCAT ggttttgtggcTAAGCCAGAGACGGGGCCTGATGGTACTGTGAATCTAATGGTGTGGCATTGCACTATACCTGGTAAAGCTGGG ACTGATTGGGAAGGTGGTTTCTTTCCATTAACGATGCACTTCAGTGAGGACTACCCAAGCAAACCTCCGAAATGCAAATTCCCTCAAGGGTTTTTCCACCCTAATGTCTATCCATCTGGAACTGTCTGTCTCTCCATCCTTAACGAGGATTAC GGATGGAGACCAGCCATCACCGTGAAGCAGATTCTTGTTGGTATTCAGGATTTACTTGACACGCCTAATCCCGCTGACCCTGCACAGACTGATGGCTATCATCTCTTCTGTCAG GATCCAGTTGAGTACAAGAAAAGGGTTAAGCTGCAGTCCAAGCAGTATCCTGCTATTGTCTAA